The following proteins are encoded in a genomic region of Methanocella sp.:
- a CDS encoding SDH family Clp fold serine proteinase — translation MQTVDALTAMWNVLTNVWFLIFAIIIIIPVLQRYFINLARRRILTRISRDRKSQVITLIHRQETIAFLGIPLSRYIDIDDSEEVLRAIRLTPPDTPIDLIMHTPGGIALAATQIALALKAHPAPKRVIVPHYAMSGGTLIALAADEILMDPHAVLGPVDPQMTDGMSSYAAASVAKAVKEKPVDKVSDKTLIMADNAQKALDQMNSLIREILKGKCGEDRTALVLEELASGKYTHDYPIFPERARELLGDCVRIGIPGSVYDLMDFYKAASGARKPGVEYIPMAPPEREQRR, via the coding sequence ATGCAAACTGTCGATGCGCTTACTGCAATGTGGAATGTCCTGACGAACGTCTGGTTCCTTATCTTCGCCATTATAATCATCATACCGGTCCTCCAGCGCTATTTTATAAACCTGGCCAGGAGACGGATCTTAACCCGGATCTCACGGGATCGAAAGTCCCAGGTCATCACCCTCATCCACCGGCAGGAAACGATCGCATTTTTGGGTATCCCCCTGTCGCGGTACATCGACATCGATGATAGCGAGGAGGTTTTAAGGGCCATCCGCCTGACGCCTCCGGATACGCCCATAGACCTCATCATGCATACGCCGGGCGGCATCGCGCTGGCGGCGACGCAGATCGCGCTGGCGCTGAAGGCGCATCCTGCACCGAAGAGGGTCATCGTCCCCCACTACGCTATGAGCGGCGGCACGCTCATCGCCCTGGCGGCGGACGAGATACTCATGGACCCGCACGCGGTCCTCGGGCCGGTGGACCCGCAGATGACGGACGGCATGAGCTCCTACGCGGCAGCGTCCGTTGCCAAAGCCGTTAAAGAGAAGCCCGTCGATAAGGTCAGCGATAAGACGCTGATCATGGCGGACAACGCCCAAAAAGCGCTGGATCAGATGAACAGCCTGATCCGGGAGATACTAAAAGGCAAGTGCGGCGAGGACCGGACAGCGCTCGTCCTGGAGGAGCTGGCGAGCGGCAAGTACACGCACGATTATCCCATATTCCCCGAGAGAGCGAGGGAACTCCTCGGCGACTGCGTCAGGATCGGCATACCCGGGAGCGTCTACGACCTCATGGACTTTTACAAGGCAGCGTCGGGCGCGCGCAAGCCCGGTGTCGAGTATATACCGATGGCGCCGCCGGAAAGAGAGCAGCGGCGATAA